The proteins below are encoded in one region of Sminthopsis crassicaudata isolate SCR6 chromosome 1, ASM4859323v1, whole genome shotgun sequence:
- the WIZ gene encoding protein Wiz isoform X10, with translation MALWSSPGVTPLSLGDNPGKCQAPGPVFSNPKTGNGGSLNQQPERSGVVLLALPQESLIPGELDASDNVLLSFPSPGMEGPPGGGTAPPPRPAVPERPPSLVLRSESEEDVEAEDGEEGSPVSALYPVRPLGPRSLEGLRDLQDNDGVADGPPHHGLGDTLPSASAATTAHRSSSRYRDGGGAEFPLGSPPLLLLGRFPSPSDGRGSRAPWERPFCVDRGADVREESTLERPSSSREAGAPFCSQETSFVSESKAVHTVKTHTELGGGPELRGAPEIAAESPVPLGSWEDRHPTSEPKPLDTFHREHLSKNKKGILRFDWFSDPDEHAHYREKGQGLDSGVGQAMRAQPLREAAPPLALPGFRKSPAPGLGKIRTLEAAVVTERKGLLTEPEVSERSPLPEPRPEWVLPRPGLQTGPELAISKQTWTVNEEDSVERLSLEPPPCGPYDIEMRPYFCNLVEEADKEALGQEEDPAVYTCIECSIYFKKKEHLLDHMMQHSRGPGQDPIGDSRGGQGQFSCSECGWAFGDPGTLEQHRRLHQESREKIIEEIQKLNEFPDEGRDARLQCPKCVFGTNSSKIFVQHAKMHVRERRDQGAKGLGLSCHSGGEAQDSPGHLAYKHFRSNEPPLAQGPPLGLGKGLHSCILCGFPAPNENVLKEHVKYAHSHQPWGGEIEAFEDLASQPGTSRDSYSPARLARIPDVDYFGKADRLFAPAWQEGSAHYDPTPAFALGHQRLDRSSRVKKGFATASFHSRKMLPYSSTHKSLGTLPFSSAKVYNPYTLHPSKKKSMAHLKDLESDVGRDFFTGWEELRPPGSYTSDLGNVEEEMSLTTEIDFPQNRSFNPITIPQPALELKRTFREALQKAESSEAQQHQLRKMVPIVLVEEMNLQPPRAFQAHGRLAKSQGAPSSTELMLDGPIPLDLLLLDSPLEGPLGIDDLFDSDSPMLKNEERKCPYCPDRFHNGIGLANHVRGHLNRVGVSYNVRHFISAEEVKAIEQKFSFQKKKKKGIANFDPSTFSLMRCEFCGAGFDTRAGLSSHARAHLRDFGITNWELTISPINILKELLAASAERPVLVAPGPGEPGSPGCEREMLGFGPPSLMTLSECRGRGSPLSPFPQAWGDELGPIYRDVLASEEEEMVAMELASPPLPKKSLPPGQLDQTASRLGNKMSPEIPHGSKQEPPDLKALDSDSGRELDCQLCGAWFETRKGLSSHARAHLRHLGVSDPDAKGSPIDVLHELIKSDGFQTRLPAEREVLAEPGRSGFSALRPSATALSLLSPPPAKKPKPRASGEASLRGKQDLSASIFWASDVELSPLNLSSGPEPVRDIRCEFCGEFFENRKGLSSHARSHLRQMGVTEWYVNGSPIDTLREILKRRTQPRAGGPPNPTLPGPKGLAKAMGGGPGSSLEARSASELHVPPSAKKLQPSSSPLGHSPTTSPPPTARKMFPGLPPPSLQKKLKPDQMRMEIKREMLAGSLHSEGHPSDGPWSPREDMAPLNLSSRAEPVRDIRCEFCGEFFENRKGLSSHARSHLRQMGVTEWSVNGSPIDTLREILKKKAKPCLIKKEPATGELPSPLGEDGPKSPGKVLQALSLTPLPGRPGKPGPGSANIPREMTLSPLATKPSAGFLTPLTAKRPLPDDRLLAGELKPKTYIQTELPFKTKTIHDKSSHTSSEACCELCGLYFENRKALASHARAHLRQFGVTEWCVNGSPIETLSEWIKHRPQKVGAYRSYIQGGRPFTKKFRNSGHGRDGDKRVPLTLAPNSLALMNKHLGSEFGPGEASRTGDGGERPLASSPLALVKAEEHQRQNINKFERRQARPLDATPSRGEEASDFQQKLEEVRQPPPRVRPVPSLVPRPPQTSLVKFVGNIYTLKCRFCEVEFQGPLSIQEEWVRHLQRHILEMNFSKAEPRPVEPEAPEAQTVAEAQ, from the exons CTACCGGGATGGAGGTGGTGCAGAATTCCCTCTGGGTTCACCACCGCTGCTGCTCCTGGGTCGGTTCCCCAGCCCTTCGGATGGGAGGGGCAGCCGGGCACCGTGGGAACGCCCTTTCTGTGTGGACAGAGGGGCCGATGTCAGGGAGGAAAGCACTTTAGAGAGGCCATCCAGCTCCAGGGAAGCTGGGGCCCCATTCTGTTCCCAGGAGACCTCCTTTGTCAGCGAGTCCAAAGCTGTACATACTGTGAAAACTCACACTGAATTGGGAGGGGGGCCGGAGCTTCGAGGAGCTCCTGAGATTGCGGCTGAGTCCCCTGTTCCCTTGGGGTCCTGGGAGGACAGGCACCCCACTTCTGAACCAAAGCCCCTTGACACTTTCCACAGAGAGCACTTATCGAAGAACAAGAAGGGTATCCTGAGGTTTGATTGGTTCTCAGACCCTGATGAGCATGCCCACTATAGGGAAAAGGGCCAAGGCCTAGACAGTGGGGTCGGGCAGGCGATGCGAGCCCAGCCCCTAAGAGAGGCGGCTCCCCCCCTGGCCCTTCCAGGTTTCAGGAAAAGCCCTGCTCCTGGCTTAGGCAAAATCAGAACCCTGGAGGCAGCAGTGGTCACTGAGAGGAAGGGGCTGCTGACAGAGCCAGAGGTATCTGAAAGAAGTCCTCTTCCTGAGCCCCGTCCTGAGTGGGTCTTGCCCAGGCCAGGCCTTCAAACTGGTCCTGAACTGGCCATCAGTAAACAGACATGGACAGTGAATGAGGAAGACTCAGTGGAACGGCTGTCCCTAGAACCCCCGCCCTGTGGCCCATATGACATTGAAATGAGGCCCTACTTTTGTAACTTGGTAGAGGAGGCTGACAAGGAAGCACTGGGGCAGGAGGAAGACCCTGCTGTCTACACTTGTATTGAGTGCAGCATTTACTTCAAGAAGAAAGAACATCTCCTGGACCATATGATGCAGCATAGCCGAGGCCCTGGGCAGGACCCTATAGGTGACTCCCGAGGGGGACAGGGGCAGTTCTCTTGCAGTGAATGTGGCTGGGCATTTGGGGACCCTGGCACTCTGGAGCAGCATCGCCGGCTCCACCAGGAGTCTAGGGAGAAGATTATTGAGGAAATTCAGAAACTGAATGAATTCCCAGATGAAGGACGAGATGCTCGACTCCAGTGCCCCAAATGTGTGTTTGGCACCAATTCCTCCAAGATCTTTGTACAGCATGCCAAGATGCATGTCAGGGAGAGGAGGGACCAAGGAGCCAAGGGCCTGGGCCTCTCTTGCCACTCAGGAGGTGAGGCCCAGGACAGTCCTGGCCACCTTGCCTATAAACACTTCAGATCCAATGAGCCCCCATTAGCCCAGGGGCCACCCCTAGGGCTAGGAAAAGGCCTTCACAGCTGCATCCTCTGTGGTTTCCCAGCCccaaatgaaaatgttttgaagGAACATGTGAAGTATGCCCACTCTCACCAGCCTTGGGGGGGAGAGATTGAGGCTTTTGAAGATCTAGCCAGCCAGCCTGGAACCAGCCGTGACTCCTACAGCCCTGCTCGACTAGCCCGCATACCTGATGTGGACTATTTTGGCAAAGCAGACCGGCTGTTTGCTCCAGCATGGCAGGAAGGCTCTGCTCACTATGATCCCACTCCTGCCTTTGCTCTGGGACATCAAAGGCTGGACAGGAGCAGTCGGGTAAAAAAAGGCTTTGCCACTGCTAGCTTCCATTCAAGAAAGATGCTTCCATACAGTTCCACCCATAAGTCCTTGGGAACATTGCCATTCTCCTCGGCCAAAGTTTATAATCCCTATACCTTGCatcctagtaaaaaaaaaagtatggctcATCTGAAGGACCTGGAGAGTGATGTGGGTCGAGACTTCTTCACTGGGTGGGAGGAGCTCAGGCCCCCAGGGTCTTATACCAGTGACTTGGGAAACGTGGAAGAGGAGATGTCTTTAACCACTGAGATTGACTTTCCACAGAACAGAAGCTTTAACCCTATCACCATCCCCCAACCTGCGTTGGAGCTCAAAAGGACTTTTCGAGAAGCCTTACAAAAGGCTGAGTCCTCAGAGGCACAGCAGCACCAGCTGCGGAAGATGGTCCCCATAGTCCTTGTGGAAGAGATGAATCTACAGCCTCCACGGGCTTTCCAAGCCCATGGTCGGCTGGCAAAGTCTCAGGGGGCTCCCTCTTCCACAGAGCTGATGCTGGATGGGCCTATCCCATTGGATTTGTTGCTGCTGGATTCCCCACTCGAAGGGCCCTTGGGAATTGATGACCTCTTTGATTCAGACTCCCCCATGCTAAAGAATGAGGAGAGGAAGTGCCCTTACTGCCCAGACAGGTTTCACAATGGGATTGGCCTGGCTAACCATGTTCGGGGCCATTTGAACCGTGTAGGGGTGAGCTACAATGTCCGACACTTCATCTCTGCAGAGGAAGTAAAAGCAATCGAGCAAAAGTTCTCCttccaaaagaagaagaaaaaaggta TTGCCAACTTTGACCCCAGCACATTCAGCTTGATGCGCTGTGAGTTCTGTGGAGCAGGCTTTGACACCCGAGCAGGCCTTTCTAGCCATGCCCGAGCTCACCTGCGTGACTTTGGCATTACCAACTGGGAGCTCACCATTTCACCTATCAATATTCTCAAGGAGCTGCTGGCAGCATCGGCAGAGCGCCCTGTGTTGGTAGCCCCAGGCCCGGGGGAGCCTGGATCCCCAGGCTGTGAGAGGGAGATGCTGGGCTTTGGCCCACCCAGCCTGATGACTTTGTCGGAATGCAGAGGACGGGGCTCACCACTCTCTCCATTTCCCCAAGCCTGGGGTGATGAGTTGGGGCCAATCTACCGAGATG TTCTGGCCTCTGAGGAAGAAGAGATGGTGGCTATGGAGCTGGCCTCACCCCCACTCCCAAAGAAGAGTCTTCCCCCAGGGCAGCTGGATCAAACTGCCAGCAGGTTGGGTAACAAGATGTCGCCAGAGATTCCCCACGGGAGCAAACAAGAACCCCCAGACCTCAAAG CTTTAGATAGTGATTCGGGCAGAGAGCTTGATTGCCAGTTGTGCGGGGCCTGGTTTGAGACCAGAAAGGGCCTGTCCAGTCACGCCAGAGCCCACCTGCGCCACCTGGGGGTGAGCGACCCGGATGCCAAGGGATCCCCCATAGACGTGCTTCACGAGCTCATCAAGAGCGACGGCTTCCAGACCCGCCTCCCAGCAGAGCGGGAGGTGCTGGCAGAGCCTGGGCGGTCTGGCTTTTCGGCCCTCCGGCCCTCGGCCACGGCTCTCTCACTGCTCTCCCCCCCGCCCGCCAAGAAGCCCAAACCGAGGGCGTCGGGTGAGGCCAGCCTTCGGGGGAAGCAGGATCTCTCTGCCAGCATATTCTGGGCCTCAGACGTGGAGCTGTCTCCTCTCAATCTCT CATCAGGCCCAGAGCCAGTCAGGGACATCCGTTGTGAGTTTTGTGGTGAGTTCTTTGAGAATCGAAAAGGCCTGTCAAGCCACGCACGCTCCCATCTGCGGCAGATGGGAGTAACAGAGTGGTATGTCAATGGCTCGCCCATTGACACCCTGAGAGAAATCCTGAAGCGCCGGACCCAGCCTCGGGCTGGAGGACCTCCCAACCCAACCTTGCCAGGCCCAAAGGGACTGGCCAAGGCAATGGGTGGGGGACCCGGTAGCTCTCTGGAGGCCCGAAGTGCTTCAGAGCTGCATGTACCGCCCTCTGCCAAGAAACTGCAGCCATCCAGCAGCCCCCTGGGCCACTCACCAACCACCTCTCCACCTCCAACTGCTCGGAAGATGTTCCCTGGTCTgccacctccctccctccagaagaaattaaagcctgATCAAATGCGGATGGAGATCAAACGGGAGATGTTGGCTGGAAGCCTGCACAGTGAAGGACACCCATCTGATGGACCCTGGTCACCACGTGAGGACATGGCGCCCCTGAATCTAT CTTCCCGGGCTGAGCCAGTCCGGGACATCCGCTGTGAATTCTGTGGTGAATTCTTTGAGAACCGAAAGGGCCTGTCAAGCCATGCACGCTCTCACCTGCGGCAGATGGGGGTAACTGAGTGGTCAGTTAATGGTTCACCCATTGATACTCTTCGAGAGATCCTGAAGAAAAAGGCCAAACCGTGTCTTATTAAGAAGGAACCTGCCACAGGCGAACTGCCCTCACCCTTGGGTGAGGATGGGCCCAAATCCCCTGGAAAGGTGCTTCAGGCCCTGTCTTTGACCCCATTGCCTGGTCGTCCTGGCAAACCGGGGCCTGGCTCTGCCAACATACCCCGGGAGATGACCCTTTCTCCTCTTGCCACCAAACCGTCTGCTGGTTTTCTCACCCCTTTGACGGCAAAGCGGCCGTTGCCTGATGACCGACTTCTCGCTGGGGAATTGAAGCCTAAGACCTATATACAGACAGAGCTGCCCTTCAAGACCAAGACCATTCATGACAAAAGCTCACACACTT CCAGTGAAGCCTGTTGTGAGCTATGTGGTCTCTATTTTGAGAATCGTAAGGCACTGGCCAGTCATGCTCGGGCTCACCTGCGGCAATTTGGAGTGACAGAATGGTGTGTGAATGGCTCCCCAATTGAGACCTTGAGTGAGTGGATCAAGCACAGACCCCAGAAGGTGGGGGCCTACCGCAGCTATATTCAAGGTGGCCGGCCCTTCACCAAGAAGTTCCGTAATTCAGGCCACGGACGAGATGGGGACAAACGAGTGCCCCTCACCTTGGCTCCCAATAGCCTCGCCCTGATGAATAAGCACCTGGGGAGTGAATTTGGGCCTGGAGAAGCTAGCCGGACTGGAGATGGTGGTGAACGACCCCTGGCATCCTCACCTCTTGCATTGGTGAAAGCAGAGGAACACCAGCGTCAGAATATCAATA AATTTGAGCGCAGACAAGCCCGACCTCTGGATGCAACCCCTTCTCGGGGTGAGGAGGCCAGTGACTTTCAGCAGAAACTGGAAGAAGTGCGACAGCCACCTCCTAGAGTAAGGCCTGTCCCCTCACTGGTCCCCCGCCCTCCCCAGACGTCATTGGTGAAATTTGTGGGCAACATCTACACTCTGAAATGCAG GTTCTGCGAAGTGGAGTTCCAGGGTCCCCTCTCCATCCAGGAGGAGTGGGTTCGGCATCTCCAGAGGCACATCCTGGAAATGAACTTCTCCAAAGCGGAGCCCCGGCCTGTGGAGCCTGAGGCCCCAGAGGCACAGACAGTGGCAGAGGCCCAGTAA
- the WIZ gene encoding protein Wiz isoform X6 → MEGPPGGGTAPPPRPAVPERPPSLVLRSESEEDVEAEDGEEGSPVSALYPVRPLGPRSLEGLRDLQDNDGVADGPPHHGLGDTLPSASAATTAHRSSSRYRDGGGAEFPLGSPPLLLLGRFPSPSDGRGSRAPWERPFCVDRGADVREESTLERPSSSREAGAPFCSQETSFVSESKAVHTVKTHTELGGGPELRGAPEIAAESPVPLGSWEDRHPTSEPKPLDTFHREHLSKNKKGILRFDWFSDPDEHAHYREKGQGLDSGVGQAMRAQPLREAAPPLALPGFRKSPAPGLGKIRTLEAAVVTERKGLLTEPEVSERSPLPEPRPEWVLPRPGLQTGPELAISKQTWTVNEEDSVERLSLEPPPCGPYDIEMRPYFCNLVEEADKEALGQEEDPAVYTCIECSIYFKKKEHLLDHMMQHSRGPGQDPIGDSRGGQGQFSCSECGWAFGDPGTLEQHRRLHQESREKIIEEIQKLNEFPDEGRDARLQCPKCVFGTNSSKIFVQHAKMHVRERRDQGAKGLGLSCHSGGEAQDSPGHLAYKHFRSNEPPLAQGPPLGLGKGLHSCILCGFPAPNENVLKEHVKYAHSHQPWGGEIEAFEDLASQPGTSRDSYSPARLARIPDVDYFGKADRLFAPAWQEGSAHYDPTPAFALGHQRLDRSSRVKKGFATASFHSRKMLPYSSTHKSLGTLPFSSAKVYNPYTLHPSKKKSMAHLKDLESDVGRDFFTGWEELRPPGSYTSDLGNVEEEMSLTTEIDFPQNRSFNPITIPQPALELKRTFREALQKAESSEAQQHQLRKMVPIVLVEEMNLQPPRAFQAHGRLAKSQGAPSSTELMLDGPIPLDLLLLDSPLEGPLGIDDLFDSDSPMLKNEERKCPYCPDRFHNGIGLANHVRGHLNRVGVSYNVRHFISAEEVKAIEQKFSFQKKKKKGIANFDPSTFSLMRCEFCGAGFDTRAGLSSHARAHLRDFGITNWELTISPINILKELLAASAERPVLVAPGPGEPGSPGCEREMLGFGPPSLMTLSECRGRGSPLSPFPQAWGDELGPIYRDVLASEEEEMVAMELASPPLPKKSLPPGQLDQTASRLGNKMSPEIPHGSKQEPPDLKAQNLTTCEVCGACFETRKGLSSHARSHLRQLGVAESESSGAPIDLLYELMKQKGKPDSSPLPLPLAKKSGSPKEATASPRPGLLTLSKAVDRSPDIPINKAIKSPPGFSSKGLSHPPGSPLLKKVPPALSGSPPPKNPEDKSPKLPLSPLSGSPKAQWPQPEDEGPLNLSELGFFKLALDSDSGRELDCQLCGAWFETRKGLSSHARAHLRHLGVSDPDAKGSPIDVLHELIKSDGFQTRLPAEREVLAEPGRSGFSALRPSATALSLLSPPPAKKPKPRASGEASLRGKQDLSASIFWASDVELSPLNLSSGPEPVRDIRCEFCGEFFENRKGLSSHARSHLRQMGVTEWYVNGSPIDTLREILKRRTQPRAGGPPNPTLPGPKGLAKAMGGGPGSSLEARSASELHVPPSAKKLQPSSSPLGHSPTTSPPPTARKMFPGLPPPSLQKKLKPDQMRMEIKREMLAGSLHSEGHPSDGPWSPREDMAPLNLSSRAEPVRDIRCEFCGEFFENRKGLSSHARSHLRQMGVTEWSVNGSPIDTLREILKKKAKPCLIKKEPATGELPSPLGEDGPKSPGKVLQALSLTPLPGRPGKPGPGSANIPREMTLSPLATKPSAGFLTPLTAKRPLPDDRLLAGELKPKTYIQTELPFKTKTIHDKSSHTSSEACCELCGLYFENRKALASHARAHLRQFGVTEWCVNGSPIETLSEWIKHRPQKVGAYRSYIQGGRPFTKKFRNSGHGRDGDKRVPLTLAPNSLALMNKHLGSEFGPGEASRTGDGGERPLASSPLALVKAEEHQRQNINKFERRQARPLDATPSRGEEASDFQQKLEEVRQPPPRVRPVPSLVPRPPQTSLVKFVGNIYTLKCRFCEVEFQGPLSIQEEWVRHLQRHILEMNFSKAEPRPVEPEAPEAQTVAEAQ, encoded by the exons CTACCGGGATGGAGGTGGTGCAGAATTCCCTCTGGGTTCACCACCGCTGCTGCTCCTGGGTCGGTTCCCCAGCCCTTCGGATGGGAGGGGCAGCCGGGCACCGTGGGAACGCCCTTTCTGTGTGGACAGAGGGGCCGATGTCAGGGAGGAAAGCACTTTAGAGAGGCCATCCAGCTCCAGGGAAGCTGGGGCCCCATTCTGTTCCCAGGAGACCTCCTTTGTCAGCGAGTCCAAAGCTGTACATACTGTGAAAACTCACACTGAATTGGGAGGGGGGCCGGAGCTTCGAGGAGCTCCTGAGATTGCGGCTGAGTCCCCTGTTCCCTTGGGGTCCTGGGAGGACAGGCACCCCACTTCTGAACCAAAGCCCCTTGACACTTTCCACAGAGAGCACTTATCGAAGAACAAGAAGGGTATCCTGAGGTTTGATTGGTTCTCAGACCCTGATGAGCATGCCCACTATAGGGAAAAGGGCCAAGGCCTAGACAGTGGGGTCGGGCAGGCGATGCGAGCCCAGCCCCTAAGAGAGGCGGCTCCCCCCCTGGCCCTTCCAGGTTTCAGGAAAAGCCCTGCTCCTGGCTTAGGCAAAATCAGAACCCTGGAGGCAGCAGTGGTCACTGAGAGGAAGGGGCTGCTGACAGAGCCAGAGGTATCTGAAAGAAGTCCTCTTCCTGAGCCCCGTCCTGAGTGGGTCTTGCCCAGGCCAGGCCTTCAAACTGGTCCTGAACTGGCCATCAGTAAACAGACATGGACAGTGAATGAGGAAGACTCAGTGGAACGGCTGTCCCTAGAACCCCCGCCCTGTGGCCCATATGACATTGAAATGAGGCCCTACTTTTGTAACTTGGTAGAGGAGGCTGACAAGGAAGCACTGGGGCAGGAGGAAGACCCTGCTGTCTACACTTGTATTGAGTGCAGCATTTACTTCAAGAAGAAAGAACATCTCCTGGACCATATGATGCAGCATAGCCGAGGCCCTGGGCAGGACCCTATAGGTGACTCCCGAGGGGGACAGGGGCAGTTCTCTTGCAGTGAATGTGGCTGGGCATTTGGGGACCCTGGCACTCTGGAGCAGCATCGCCGGCTCCACCAGGAGTCTAGGGAGAAGATTATTGAGGAAATTCAGAAACTGAATGAATTCCCAGATGAAGGACGAGATGCTCGACTCCAGTGCCCCAAATGTGTGTTTGGCACCAATTCCTCCAAGATCTTTGTACAGCATGCCAAGATGCATGTCAGGGAGAGGAGGGACCAAGGAGCCAAGGGCCTGGGCCTCTCTTGCCACTCAGGAGGTGAGGCCCAGGACAGTCCTGGCCACCTTGCCTATAAACACTTCAGATCCAATGAGCCCCCATTAGCCCAGGGGCCACCCCTAGGGCTAGGAAAAGGCCTTCACAGCTGCATCCTCTGTGGTTTCCCAGCCccaaatgaaaatgttttgaagGAACATGTGAAGTATGCCCACTCTCACCAGCCTTGGGGGGGAGAGATTGAGGCTTTTGAAGATCTAGCCAGCCAGCCTGGAACCAGCCGTGACTCCTACAGCCCTGCTCGACTAGCCCGCATACCTGATGTGGACTATTTTGGCAAAGCAGACCGGCTGTTTGCTCCAGCATGGCAGGAAGGCTCTGCTCACTATGATCCCACTCCTGCCTTTGCTCTGGGACATCAAAGGCTGGACAGGAGCAGTCGGGTAAAAAAAGGCTTTGCCACTGCTAGCTTCCATTCAAGAAAGATGCTTCCATACAGTTCCACCCATAAGTCCTTGGGAACATTGCCATTCTCCTCGGCCAAAGTTTATAATCCCTATACCTTGCatcctagtaaaaaaaaaagtatggctcATCTGAAGGACCTGGAGAGTGATGTGGGTCGAGACTTCTTCACTGGGTGGGAGGAGCTCAGGCCCCCAGGGTCTTATACCAGTGACTTGGGAAACGTGGAAGAGGAGATGTCTTTAACCACTGAGATTGACTTTCCACAGAACAGAAGCTTTAACCCTATCACCATCCCCCAACCTGCGTTGGAGCTCAAAAGGACTTTTCGAGAAGCCTTACAAAAGGCTGAGTCCTCAGAGGCACAGCAGCACCAGCTGCGGAAGATGGTCCCCATAGTCCTTGTGGAAGAGATGAATCTACAGCCTCCACGGGCTTTCCAAGCCCATGGTCGGCTGGCAAAGTCTCAGGGGGCTCCCTCTTCCACAGAGCTGATGCTGGATGGGCCTATCCCATTGGATTTGTTGCTGCTGGATTCCCCACTCGAAGGGCCCTTGGGAATTGATGACCTCTTTGATTCAGACTCCCCCATGCTAAAGAATGAGGAGAGGAAGTGCCCTTACTGCCCAGACAGGTTTCACAATGGGATTGGCCTGGCTAACCATGTTCGGGGCCATTTGAACCGTGTAGGGGTGAGCTACAATGTCCGACACTTCATCTCTGCAGAGGAAGTAAAAGCAATCGAGCAAAAGTTCTCCttccaaaagaagaagaaaaaaggta TTGCCAACTTTGACCCCAGCACATTCAGCTTGATGCGCTGTGAGTTCTGTGGAGCAGGCTTTGACACCCGAGCAGGCCTTTCTAGCCATGCCCGAGCTCACCTGCGTGACTTTGGCATTACCAACTGGGAGCTCACCATTTCACCTATCAATATTCTCAAGGAGCTGCTGGCAGCATCGGCAGAGCGCCCTGTGTTGGTAGCCCCAGGCCCGGGGGAGCCTGGATCCCCAGGCTGTGAGAGGGAGATGCTGGGCTTTGGCCCACCCAGCCTGATGACTTTGTCGGAATGCAGAGGACGGGGCTCACCACTCTCTCCATTTCCCCAAGCCTGGGGTGATGAGTTGGGGCCAATCTACCGAGATG TTCTGGCCTCTGAGGAAGAAGAGATGGTGGCTATGGAGCTGGCCTCACCCCCACTCCCAAAGAAGAGTCTTCCCCCAGGGCAGCTGGATCAAACTGCCAGCAGGTTGGGTAACAAGATGTCGCCAGAGATTCCCCACGGGAGCAAACAAGAACCCCCAGACCTCAAAG CTCAGAATCTGACAACATGTGAGGTGTGTGGTGCTTGTTTTGAGACCCGAAAAGGCCTTTCCAGCCATGCGCGCTCCCACCTGCGTCAGCTAGGGGTGGCTGAGTCTGAAAGTAGCGGAGCCCCCATCGACCTGCTGTACGAGCTgatgaaacagaaaggaaaaccTGACAGCAGCCCCCTGCCCCTACCCCTGGCCAAGAAATCGGGCTCCCCAAAGGAGGCAACTGCCTCTCCCCGCCCAGGCCTGTTGACCCTCAGCAAGGCAGTTGACAGATCCCCTGATATCCCCATCAACAAGGCCATCAAGTCACCCCCTGGCTTCTCATCCAAGGGCCTCTCCCACCCACCAGGCTCCCCTCTCCTCAAGAAGGTGCCGCCTGCTTTGTCGGGGTCCCCCCCACCCAAGAACCCTGAGGACAAGAGCCCCAAGCTGCCCCTGAGCCCCCTGTCAGGCTCCCCGAAGGCGCAGTGGCCCCAACCAGAGGATGAGGGGCCCCTGAACCTCAGTGAGTTGGGATTTTTTAAGCTGG CTTTAGATAGTGATTCGGGCAGAGAGCTTGATTGCCAGTTGTGCGGGGCCTGGTTTGAGACCAGAAAGGGCCTGTCCAGTCACGCCAGAGCCCACCTGCGCCACCTGGGGGTGAGCGACCCGGATGCCAAGGGATCCCCCATAGACGTGCTTCACGAGCTCATCAAGAGCGACGGCTTCCAGACCCGCCTCCCAGCAGAGCGGGAGGTGCTGGCAGAGCCTGGGCGGTCTGGCTTTTCGGCCCTCCGGCCCTCGGCCACGGCTCTCTCACTGCTCTCCCCCCCGCCCGCCAAGAAGCCCAAACCGAGGGCGTCGGGTGAGGCCAGCCTTCGGGGGAAGCAGGATCTCTCTGCCAGCATATTCTGGGCCTCAGACGTGGAGCTGTCTCCTCTCAATCTCT CATCAGGCCCAGAGCCAGTCAGGGACATCCGTTGTGAGTTTTGTGGTGAGTTCTTTGAGAATCGAAAAGGCCTGTCAAGCCACGCACGCTCCCATCTGCGGCAGATGGGAGTAACAGAGTGGTATGTCAATGGCTCGCCCATTGACACCCTGAGAGAAATCCTGAAGCGCCGGACCCAGCCTCGGGCTGGAGGACCTCCCAACCCAACCTTGCCAGGCCCAAAGGGACTGGCCAAGGCAATGGGTGGGGGACCCGGTAGCTCTCTGGAGGCCCGAAGTGCTTCAGAGCTGCATGTACCGCCCTCTGCCAAGAAACTGCAGCCATCCAGCAGCCCCCTGGGCCACTCACCAACCACCTCTCCACCTCCAACTGCTCGGAAGATGTTCCCTGGTCTgccacctccctccctccagaagaaattaaagcctgATCAAATGCGGATGGAGATCAAACGGGAGATGTTGGCTGGAAGCCTGCACAGTGAAGGACACCCATCTGATGGACCCTGGTCACCACGTGAGGACATGGCGCCCCTGAATCTAT CTTCCCGGGCTGAGCCAGTCCGGGACATCCGCTGTGAATTCTGTGGTGAATTCTTTGAGAACCGAAAGGGCCTGTCAAGCCATGCACGCTCTCACCTGCGGCAGATGGGGGTAACTGAGTGGTCAGTTAATGGTTCACCCATTGATACTCTTCGAGAGATCCTGAAGAAAAAGGCCAAACCGTGTCTTATTAAGAAGGAACCTGCCACAGGCGAACTGCCCTCACCCTTGGGTGAGGATGGGCCCAAATCCCCTGGAAAGGTGCTTCAGGCCCTGTCTTTGACCCCATTGCCTGGTCGTCCTGGCAAACCGGGGCCTGGCTCTGCCAACATACCCCGGGAGATGACCCTTTCTCCTCTTGCCACCAAACCGTCTGCTGGTTTTCTCACCCCTTTGACGGCAAAGCGGCCGTTGCCTGATGACCGACTTCTCGCTGGGGAATTGAAGCCTAAGACCTATATACAGACAGAGCTGCCCTTCAAGACCAAGACCATTCATGACAAAAGCTCACACACTT CCAGTGAAGCCTGTTGTGAGCTATGTGGTCTCTATTTTGAGAATCGTAAGGCACTGGCCAGTCATGCTCGGGCTCACCTGCGGCAATTTGGAGTGACAGAATGGTGTGTGAATGGCTCCCCAATTGAGACCTTGAGTGAGTGGATCAAGCACAGACCCCAGAAGGTGGGGGCCTACCGCAGCTATATTCAAGGTGGCCGGCCCTTCACCAAGAAGTTCCGTAATTCAGGCCACGGACGAGATGGGGACAAACGAGTGCCCCTCACCTTGGCTCCCAATAGCCTCGCCCTGATGAATAAGCACCTGGGGAGTGAATTTGGGCCTGGAGAAGCTAGCCGGACTGGAGATGGTGGTGAACGACCCCTGGCATCCTCACCTCTTGCATTGGTGAAAGCAGAGGAACACCAGCGTCAGAATATCAATA AATTTGAGCGCAGACAAGCCCGACCTCTGGATGCAACCCCTTCTCGGGGTGAGGAGGCCAGTGACTTTCAGCAGAAACTGGAAGAAGTGCGACAGCCACCTCCTAGAGTAAGGCCTGTCCCCTCACTGGTCCCCCGCCCTCCCCAGACGTCATTGGTGAAATTTGTGGGCAACATCTACACTCTGAAATGCAG GTTCTGCGAAGTGGAGTTCCAGGGTCCCCTCTCCATCCAGGAGGAGTGGGTTCGGCATCTCCAGAGGCACATCCTGGAAATGAACTTCTCCAAAGCGGAGCCCCGGCCTGTGGAGCCTGAGGCCCCAGAGGCACAGACAGTGGCAGAGGCCCAGTAA